One Triticum dicoccoides isolate Atlit2015 ecotype Zavitan chromosome 4B, WEW_v2.0, whole genome shotgun sequence genomic window carries:
- the LOC119294547 gene encoding two pore potassium channel b-like yields MAADGAQQPLLPGGGGGGEPADAIRRKPPDGVKRFRRCRTAPSSDPAAASEELHPPTPLGNASQTASPKKVLESGRPSPSFRLVGLLLLAYVVAGTTVFYLFMDHMSGHRSGSRVIDALYFCVVTMTTVGYGDLVPSSDTGKLLASAFAFGGVAVVGTSLSKSADYLVEKQESLVFRAVHAANFGKHPARELRAMEMNRTWYKLYAAGALLAASVASGTVVLWKGEGMRPVDALYCVCATVTTLGYGDRSFMSSAGRAFAAVWVTVSTVVVALFFLYVAELYAERRQRALARWVLTRRTTNTDLEAADLDGDRRVGAAEFVLYKLKELGKISQEEIAEFMEEFDELDADHNGTLSPSDLAVAQATA; encoded by the coding sequence ATGGCGGCCGATGGCGCTCAACAACCGCTGctacccggcggcggcggcggcggcgagccagCTGATGCCATCCGACGGAAGCCGCCGGACGGGGTGAAGAGGTTTCGGCGCTGCCGTACGGCGCCTTCCTCCGACCCTGCTGCTGCGTCGGAAGAGCTTCATCCTCCTACTCCCCTCGGCAACGCCAGTCAGACCGCTTCGCCCAAGAAAGTGCTCGAGAGCGGCCGCCCGAGCCCGAGCTTCCGCCTGGTGGGCCTGCTCCTCCTGGCCTACgttgtcgccggcaccaccgtcttCTACCTCTTCATGGACCACATGTCCGGGCACCGCAGCGGCAGCCGCGTTATCGACGCGCTCTACTTCTGCGTGGTGACCATGACCACCGTCGGCTACGGCGACCTCGTCCCGTCCAGCGACACCGGCAAGCTGCTGGCCAGCGCGTTCGCCTTCGGCGGCGTCGCCGTGGTGGGCACCTCGCTCAGCAAGTCCGCCGACTACCTGGTCGAGAAGCAGGAGTCGCTCGTCTTCCGCGCGGTCCACGCCGCCAACTTTGGCAAGCACCCGGCGCGGGAGCTGCGCGCCATGGAGATGAACAGGACGTGGTACAAGCTGTACGCGGCCGGGGCGCTGCTGGCGGCGTCGGTGGCGTCGGGGACGGTGGTGCTGTGGAAGGGGGAGGGGATGCGGCCCGTGGACGCCCTGTACTGCGTGTGCGCGACGGTGACCACTCTCGGGTACGGCGACCGGAGCTTCATGTCGTCGGCCGGGCGCGCGTTCGCGGCGGTGTGGGTCACCGTGAGCACGGTGGTGGTGGCGCTCTTCTTCCTGTACGTGGCGGAGCTGTACGCGGAGCGGCGGCAGAGGGCGCTGGCGCGTTGGGTGCTGACGCGGCGGACGACCAACACTGACCTCGAGGCGGCCGACCTGGACGGCGACCGGCGCGTCGGGGCGGCGGAGTTCGTGCTGTACAAGCTCAAGGAGCTCGGGAAGATCAGCCAGGAGGAGATCGCCGAGTTCATGGAGGAGTTCGACGAGCTCGACGCCGACCACAACGGCACGCTGTCGCCCTCTGACCTCGCCGTCGCGCAGGCCACTGCTTGA